One Pararhizobium sp. IMCC3301 DNA segment encodes these proteins:
- a CDS encoding ABC transporter permease, whose amino-acid sequence MTATIIFILAGTLAATVPLLLAAMGELVAEKSGMLNLGVEGMMAVGAAAGFVTVALTGSHALGLLAGGLAALILSAVFALLSIFFMANQVAAGLAIGILGLGVSAAIGKSYEGTTVAPMPNLSLGPLSDIPVIGRALFTHDIMVYLAIVTAFAVWFVLQRTKLGLIIRAVGESPHSSHSLGYPVALIRTCCVLFGGAMAGIGGAYLSIAYTPLWADGMVAGRGWIVVALVVFGTWIVPRITMGAYLFGAFSLLELSIQGLGLNVPSQLLSASPYIVTIIVLVVISRNPTLIQLNSPMSLGQTYRPSG is encoded by the coding sequence ATGACCGCAACAATTATCTTCATTCTCGCCGGTACGCTGGCTGCCACCGTGCCGCTGCTGCTGGCCGCCATGGGCGAGCTGGTTGCGGAGAAATCCGGCATGCTCAATCTCGGTGTTGAAGGCATGATGGCGGTTGGCGCTGCCGCCGGATTTGTCACCGTTGCCCTGACCGGTTCTCATGCGCTGGGACTGCTGGCCGGTGGTCTTGCTGCCCTGATCCTGTCCGCCGTGTTTGCGCTTCTGAGTATCTTCTTTATGGCCAATCAGGTTGCTGCCGGGCTTGCCATCGGGATTCTCGGATTGGGGGTTTCCGCCGCTATCGGCAAGTCCTATGAAGGCACCACAGTGGCACCAATGCCGAACCTGTCGCTCGGTCCGCTCAGCGATATTCCAGTCATCGGACGGGCGCTGTTTACCCATGACATTATGGTTTATCTGGCCATCGTAACGGCTTTTGCAGTGTGGTTTGTCCTGCAGCGCACCAAGCTCGGCCTGATTATCCGGGCGGTAGGCGAATCGCCGCATTCCTCGCATTCTCTGGGTTATCCGGTCGCGCTGATCCGCACATGCTGCGTCCTGTTTGGCGGGGCAATGGCCGGCATTGGCGGTGCCTATCTGTCGATCGCCTATACGCCACTATGGGCCGATGGCATGGTCGCCGGACGCGGCTGGATTGTGGTTGCGCTGGTGGTGTTCGGAACCTGGATCGTGCCACGCATTACAATGGGTGCCTATCTGTTCGGTGCGTTTTCCCTGCTCGAATTATCAATTCAGGGTCTGGGACTGAATGTGCCTTCGCAATTGCTCTCGGCATCGCCCTACATTGTCACCATCATCGTTCTGGTGGTGATTTCCAGAAACCCCACCCTCATTCAGCTCAACAGCCCGATGAGTCTCGGTCAGACTTACCGGCCCAGCGGTTGA
- a CDS encoding BMP family ABC transporter substrate-binding protein → MNILSRTLRQMAAAALATAMLAGSANAAEKLKIGFIYPSPVGDVGWARELDEGRKKIEEAFGDKVETVVVENVPEGPDAARIMNQMASTGAGMIMIGSFGYMNDGLKLAAQKPDISFIHASGYKTAENFGNFLTRNYESAYVAGMAAGFVSKSNTLGVVAAYAIPEVVGIINAFTLGAQNTNPDITVKVVWLNSWFNPSKAQESAKSLIAQSADVIFSLYQDTPSVVSVAEEEGVYVVNTSSDMKKYAPTKLLASLTIDWGPYFIEQVSAVLDGTFKGTAYWGGMADGTVGVASLNDDLTADQKAALDGVMKDIAAGGFHPFTGPIAGQDGSEKIAAGATIEDGALLGIDWLVKGVETKLPN, encoded by the coding sequence ATGAACATACTTTCAAGAACGCTCAGGCAAATGGCGGCTGCCGCACTGGCGACCGCAATGCTTGCCGGTTCCGCAAACGCTGCGGAAAAACTGAAGATCGGCTTTATCTATCCCTCACCGGTTGGCGATGTCGGCTGGGCTCGTGAACTCGATGAGGGCCGCAAGAAGATTGAAGAAGCTTTTGGCGACAAGGTCGAAACCGTGGTCGTCGAAAATGTCCCCGAAGGACCAGATGCCGCCCGTATCATGAACCAGATGGCATCAACCGGTGCCGGTATGATCATGATCGGCTCGTTCGGTTATATGAATGACGGATTGAAGCTGGCGGCCCAGAAGCCGGACATCAGTTTCATTCATGCCAGCGGTTACAAGACGGCTGAAAATTTCGGTAATTTTCTGACCCGCAATTATGAAAGCGCTTATGTCGCCGGCATGGCGGCAGGCTTTGTCAGCAAGTCCAATACGCTGGGCGTGGTGGCCGCTTACGCCATTCCCGAAGTTGTCGGCATCATCAACGCTTTCACGCTTGGCGCGCAGAACACCAATCCGGATATTACGGTCAAAGTTGTCTGGCTGAATTCCTGGTTCAACCCGTCAAAGGCCCAGGAATCCGCAAAATCGCTGATTGCGCAATCCGCCGATGTGATTTTCTCGCTATATCAGGATACGCCGTCGGTGGTCTCAGTGGCAGAAGAGGAAGGCGTCTATGTCGTCAACACCTCCTCCGACATGAAGAAATATGCCCCGACGAAATTGCTCGCCTCGCTGACGATTGACTGGGGTCCGTATTTCATCGAGCAGGTCTCTGCTGTGCTGGATGGCACATTCAAGGGCACCGCCTATTGGGGCGGCATGGCCGATGGAACGGTTGGCGTCGCGTCCCTGAATGACGATCTGACCGCTGACCAGAAAGCCGCCCTGGACGGCGTGATGAAAGACATTGCGGCGGGCGGATTCCATCCGTTCACCGGTCCGATTGCCGGACAGGATGGCAGCGAGAAAATCGCCGCCGGTGCCACCATAGAAGACGGTGCGTTGCTTGGCATTGACTGGCTCGTCAAGGGCGTCGAGACCAAACTGCCGAACTGA